The segment cagcggcagcgctCGGAGACGCGCACCATCCGCCGCTCGGGCAGCGCCAAGCGCGGCGCGCCCGACGCCACGGCCCGGCTGCAGGCCGAGTGCGCCCATTACCGCACGTGCACCGACGCCGCGCACCGCCTGCTCTCCGAgctgcaggaggacagcagcctcagcctggagcaggTCCTGCGCGTCAAGGAGTGGCTGTGCGCCGTGGAGAGCCAGAGGAGCGAGCTGACCTCGGCCGGGCTGGACAGCGGCATTGAGAGCACCTCCAtggaggagcaggggcaggaggcaCAAGGGTCAAAAGTGGCGAAAGGACAGGTAATAGGAGGGTGTTACAGCTCTCTGAGGTGGGGTTCATCTCgtggccacagcagctccagcatagCATGATTAAAGGGTcaggagagggaggggaggagaggtaACCTGTCCAAGAGGCTCTAGGGAGGCAGGAGGACATGATCCTCACAGCAGGCAGGGAAAAACTAGGACTAGGACTCTCAGCTACAGCTGAGAGATTTATTACATAGGAAGAATCTGCAGAGCTGTTGTGTCCTTGCAGAGATGGGAAGAGAAGGACAAATACTGATGCTGCCTCTCTTTTATTTTGGGGAGCAGGTGAGCGCTGAGAAGTGTGAGTCCATCAAAGATGAGCAGGTGGCCAAGCTGCAGAGGCAAGTGGAACGCCTGGAGGAGGAGAACCGTGATttcctggctgccctggaggatgcTATGGAACAGTATAAGCTGCAGGTATTTCTGGGCTCTGCTCTCTTTGAGGGACCTGCCCCACTCCTCTCCTTCCTGCCCAGGGGTGCTCAGCCCAGCTTTCAGGTTCCTCTGCAGTGAGTCTCAGATCAACATGTATGTAGCCACATTTTTCTGATTGTTTCCTAGAGTGACAAACTTCAGGAGCAGCAGGATAAGATCTCAGAGCTGCACGTGCGCTTGGAGATGGCAATGCCAAACCTGTGTGTGCCAGGACTGCTGGAAAATCTTCACCTGGTCACTGCCAGCCAgagacctcacacagccccactGGATGCTGCCCCTTCTCATGGCTTTGGTGGGGTTCCCTCGGGGCTGCTTCCTGAGCAGAGTGGAAGAGCTCTTTGCAAGAAGGTGAGGGCATAAGGCTGTGCCACTGAAGAGCTGCTGCCTCTTCATTTGGCTGCTCTCCACCGTAGGAGAGCTTTTGCCCTGCTGTTCAGTGTGATCCTTACCAGAGGTGTAGTTCAGAGCACTGTGCTCAGTGTTCAAATCTAGAGTTTTACAACTCTGGCCAAAACAGCCCAGCTTCGAAACTGAGGCTTTTGCTTTCATGTTGTGGGTGAGTCCCAGAATTGTTCAGTGTTTGAGCAGCAGAAGCACAGGCAGCTGGCAATGCACCGATTCTCCTGAAAATACACTCAATTCATTTTGTTGCTTTTATGTCTAGCAGTGATGCTCAGCTGGGAGCCACTTTTTCTAACACTGGCTCTCACACAGCTTGTTTCCTCTCTTTCCAATTCTGTGCCCagaagctcagcagcagctcctgcttgcAGAAAGAGGAACTGGCAGGCTGGCACCCGAACCACACACAGCACCCAAGTGGTGATCCTGAGGTGAGAGAGGTGGGGCTGAGGAGGGAGCTCAGCCAGGACTCAGAGAAGCCATCAGAGCTGTCCTCGGGAGAGGAGATGGAGGAATGGGAACAGAAACAGCCCCTGTCCCAGTGCCGGTGAGTTGGGGCTGTCCCagccagctgtccctgtgccgtgtccctgtccctggctgtgacctggctgccccacctctgCAGCTCAGCTCTCGTGTCTGATGCAGGGCAAATGCTGTCTGCGGGGTCAGTGATGCTGCTGGTACACCTTACTGCTCCCTGGGGAGCTCATTACCATCATTCCTGACCACAGCTATTCTTTCCATCTCCTTCTGGAGCCTGTGGATCATGAGGGTCCTTACTGGGAACAGCTTTAGCAGTGTCCAGACCAAACTGATTAATTTGCTTCTCCTTCTAGAAATGGGATCCAAAATTTGAGCAAGAAAGAGATTTTCAAGTTGGGTGAGGAGCCAAGTGGAGGCAATGCCCACTCAAttcaggaggagcagctggaactgccaaAAGGCAAGTAGCAACTGTAGGTTGTTGGACAATCTTCCATGGGCTGGTGGTGCTTCACTGGGAGATCTTGGTGTCCCACCTGGATGTGCCCAGAGGACAAAAATGGAGCAAAAAATGGAACCCAGCTGCTTTTGTTAGGGAGAAACTTGAACTCTTAGGGTCTGGCAAGGGTGTATGTTATGGTAGAAGCTTCAGGTGACTCTGGGCAATGCTGTGTCCGACTCTGGTGACAGATCCAAGATCAGATTGTCCTTCTGTCACCCATCTGCTAAGATAGGACTTTCCTGACGTGGGGATCTGTGTTGCAGAGGTCTATGGGAAGCGGGAGTCACTGCTGGGCTGCCGGGAGcgcctgccagggaagggctctgAGTGGAGGCTGGTGCAGGCACAGCAGAAGATCCGAGAGCTGGCGATCAACATCCGCATGAAGGAGGAGCTGATCACGGAGCTCATTAAGACAGGTGCAGAGCTACTGGCAGATATATGCACCCATTTCCCATGAAACCTCCTCCTAGTTGTGGTGCTTAGTCTCTTCTTCCATCCTCATCTTCTCTGCCTGTGTTGCTTGTGCTCAGTCTCTTTCTCCtaaaagcagcagggctttgtttcTCCATCCCTCCAGCTGACAGAAACCCTTCCTACTGGTTTGTTCCTTCCCTGGAGTGCCTGAGGGAAAGGGAACATTCAGTCTCTGTAGCCAAAAATACTTGTGGAGGGGGAGGAAGGGTCGGGATCCTGGCTGTGAGAGAGGGGGCTGTGTTGCAGGCAAGGATGCCCAGGCTCTGAACAAGCAGTACAGCCAGAAGATCAGTGAGCTGGAGCAGGAAGCAGAGCAGGTGCGGGCAGAGCTGAGCGACAGCCagaagcagctccaggagctggaggCCAAAGAGCCCTGGGACCCTGGGGAGAAGCGCAAGCTGCAGGAGTACCGCACACGCCTGGCGGCCGTGCGGAGCAAGGCACAGGTGAGGGgaagggctgagcagggcagagctgggggcatcTCTGCAGAGAGAGGAGGTGCCAAGGGTGGTTTCCCCCCCTGGCAGGTTCTGTGCAAGAAGAAGCAGGCGACGGAGAGGCTGGTGTCGCTGTCGGCGCAGAGCGAGAAGCGCGTGCAGGAGCTGGAGAGGAACATCCAGCTGATGCGgcggcagcaggggcagctgcAGCGGCGGCTGCGCGAGGAGAGCGAGCAGAAACGGCGCCTGGAGACGGAGGTGAACAAGGGACAGCACCGAGTCAAGGTAGGagaggccaggagcagctgtggggtttgtgaggatgACTCTGGCTGGGCTCTGATGTGGTCTGTAGTTGTCTTGGAGAGCATGGAGACAGCTCTATCCGAAGGGCTAGAGGAGAACACAACCTGTCCCTCGGCCCCTGGGCAAACACATCCCACTCCCTCCATGCTCATGCTGCTCTTTCACCTGCAGGAACTGGAGCTGAAGCATGAGCAGCACCAGAAAATCCTGCGCATCAAAACAGAGGAAATCGCGGCTTTCCAGAGGAAACGGCGGAGTGGCAGCAACGGTTCTGTGatcagcctggagcagcagcaggtacaGACAGCAAGCCTGCCTCTGCTTCCCTGCTCAGGGGGGATGCTTGGCAGGCTGCAGGCTGATGGGAGACATCTGAAAACAGACCTGAGCCCATCTCATGCTTGAGAAGGACAGTCCATAATGTCGTTTCCATCTAGTAGCAgaagacttcagatcttttcttaCCCCAGAAACAGGATCTCATCTAAATCCTAGCATTGGTAAAAAAGTTTTGAAGTTTTGTCTGTTAGCAGAAGTGTGGTGAGAGATGTGCCCTCCAAGAACTCCTGGACAGCTGGGAATTTAGTTTAGCTCTGACTTTTGGAGGAGCTGGAAGGATAAAACCAGCGAAGTCTGGGCTATGGGGGTTAGCAGAGATGGAATAAGGACGCTTGTTCAGATCTCAACCCCGCTGCTCTTTAGTCCAGCagtcctgggcactgctgctgctgtctgcacacacacacacacacacacacaccttctGCTTCTCCCTCCATCAGAAAATTGAGGAACAGAAGAAGTGGCTGGACATGGAGATGGATAAAGTTCTCGAGCAGCGCCAGGCCCTGGATGAGCTGGAAGATGAGCTGAGGAAGCGGGAAGCTATTGTGGCCAAAaaggaagccctgctgcaggagaAGAATGGCCTGGAGACCAAAAGGCTGCGCTCCAGCCAGGTAAGACAAGAGTGTTACACCTCAACCCTTTGCTTGATTTCCAGCAGAGGGCGAGGCTGGAAGACTTGGGTGCCATCCTGGGTCTGGCTGCAGGCGAGGATTAGGGGGCGTTGGGAAGTGGGTAGGAAATCTTGTCTCTATGAAAGAGTCTGAGCTTGTTGGTTTGGTAGCCCTTGGTCTGACTGGGGATCACTTGACCTAGAGAGGGAGTAGAACAGGGCTGAGGGCCTGACTTGCCTTGGGAGCAGATCTCCTTGAGCATGCTGTGCTGCAGGCCCTGACAGATGACATAGTGCGCGTGTCCAGCCGCCTGGAGCACCTGGAGAAGGAGCTGAGCGAGAAGAACGGGCAGCTGCGCCACGGCAGCGCCCAGGACCAGCAGCAGATCCGCCAGGAGATCAACAGCCTGCGCCAAGAGAAGGACCAGCTGCTCAAACAGAGGCTGGAGCTGGACAACAAGCTGCGCCAGGGCACGCTGCTGTCCCCAGAGGTacctctgctgggctgggagcaggaggctGTAGGAGAGAAGTAAAGATTGAGCCTGAGATCATTGGCAGATGCTCCCCCACATCCCAAACTGCATGTCCCAGCTTCTCACCAGCACTGACATGACAAGCAAGACTAGGGCAGGGTGAGACAGAGCAAACCCTTTGCTCCCTGGTAActacagctctgccctggcaggaAGAACGGATCTTGTTCCAGCTGGATGAGGCAATCGAGGCTCTGGATGCAGCCATTGAGTACAAGAATGAGTCCATCACATGCAGGCAGCGAGTCCTGCGGGCCTCGGCCAGCCTGCTGTCACAGTGTGAGATGAACCTCATGGCCAAGCTAAGCTACCTCTCCTCCTCTGAGACACGAGCTCTGCTCTGCAAGTACTTTGACAAGGTGGGAGACAACTGCCCTCTGTGCTGGTGGGAGCTGTATTTCACTTACTGGCTGTTAGTGATTGCATTATTAGCCAGCCAGAACACAGCATAAACATAACACAGCTTGAATGCACTTGTTAACAGAAATTGTGACCTGACCACATTCTTGTTTTCCTCAGTTCCAAGCTTTCTCCTTGCATCATATTCCTGTAAAGTAAGGCCACAGAGCCACAGCACCATGACCCCTAGCTGGGAGAGGGGCTAGGTAGTCATAGGATGCATGGatccctgcaggggctctgctaCATCAGTGCAGCCACACCTTGCTCTTCCCTCCACCACAAGGCAGCTCTGACATCCCAGCACTACTAACCTTTGTAGGCTGTACCAAAAAACTAACctgactggggctggggcaggaaaTCCTCCCAGGCATGAAGGGGCTGAAGAGTTCCTTGCTCTTGGGCCCTGGCCAGGTGGTGACA is part of the Melospiza melodia melodia isolate bMelMel2 chromosome 15, bMelMel2.pri, whole genome shotgun sequence genome and harbors:
- the KIF7 gene encoding kinesin-like protein KIF7, whose protein sequence is MAAEAAVVRVAVRVRPLLPREALRGHRPCLRSDAATGEVELGRRRFRFAAVLPEAAGQAAVYRACVQPLLRAFFRGFNATVFAYGQTGSGKTYTIGEASVASINEDEQGIIPRAMAETFRLIDENDLIDYTVRVSYLEVYKEEFRDLLQVDTASKDIQIREDDKGNIVLCGVKESEVEGLDEVLSLLEMGNTAKHTGATHINRQSSRSHTIFTVTMEQRRGAGRLPLHRQPPALPAAGQVLVSKFHFVDLAGSERIVKTGNTGERLKESIQINCGLLALGNVISALGDPRRKTTHIPYRDSKITRILKDSLGGNAQTVMIACVSPSSSDFDESLNTLNYASRAQNIQNRAVVNCRRETEHIEELHLQIKSLQKALEQRQRSETRTIRRSGSAKRGAPDATARLQAECAHYRTCTDAAHRLLSELQEDSSLSLEQVLRVKEWLCAVESQRSELTSAGLDSGIESTSMEEQGQEAQGSKVAKGQVSAEKCESIKDEQVAKLQRQVERLEEENRDFLAALEDAMEQYKLQSDKLQEQQDKISELHVRLEMAMPNLCVPGLLENLHLVTASQRPHTAPLDAAPSHGFGGVPSGLLPEQSGRALCKKKLSSSSCLQKEELAGWHPNHTQHPSGDPEVREVGLRRELSQDSEKPSELSSGEEMEEWEQKQPLSQCRNGIQNLSKKEIFKLGEEPSGGNAHSIQEEQLELPKEVYGKRESLLGCRERLPGKGSEWRLVQAQQKIRELAINIRMKEELITELIKTGKDAQALNKQYSQKISELEQEAEQVRAELSDSQKQLQELEAKEPWDPGEKRKLQEYRTRLAAVRSKAQVLCKKKQATERLVSLSAQSEKRVQELERNIQLMRRQQGQLQRRLREESEQKRRLETEVNKGQHRVKELELKHEQHQKILRIKTEEIAAFQRKRRSGSNGSVISLEQQQKIEEQKKWLDMEMDKVLEQRQALDELEDELRKREAIVAKKEALLQEKNGLETKRLRSSQALTDDIVRVSSRLEHLEKELSEKNGQLRHGSAQDQQQIRQEINSLRQEKDQLLKQRLELDNKLRQGTLLSPEEERILFQLDEAIEALDAAIEYKNESITCRQRVLRASASLLSQCEMNLMAKLSYLSSSETRALLCKYFDKVVTLREDQHRQHIAFSELEMQLEEQQQLVYWLEAAVERQRLEMDRQLTLQQKEHEQNMQLLLQQSREHMDEGLASSKLQYEARIQVLEKELSRYMWANQELNQRLSNMNLHAGQTKAGMERSIHGAGDRAAPELGTCEEFSLREQPVPPAAAEESPRARDESRDLVHAPLPSTWRRYSLPSDSPGEPRQRDPEHSLLRAGQPHELLPPRSLAAAAAAAPKARRELRRASLTVSPVPHHPAMIDVRKNPL